Below is a window of Cloacibacillus sp. DNA.
CCTGCCGAAATCCTCTTCCGAACCGGGAATGATCACGACCTTGTCGGTCATCGTCCGTCCCTGAATCTTCCCCTCGCCGCGCGGCGCAGGACCGTCGGCCAGAATCTCAAACTCCGCGCCGACATACCCCTCGTTGGCGCTGCGGGCTACCTGCGCCTGCAGCGCATTTATCTCGTTGAGGCGGGCCGCCTTGACTCGATTGTCTATCTGCCCCTCCATCATCGCCGCCCGCGTGCCCTCGCGCGGCGAATACGCCGCGGTGTGAACGATATCAAACTTCACCTCTTGCAGAAGCTCGTATGAGGCGCGGAAATCCTCCTCCGTCTCGCCGGGAAAGCCGACGATGAGGTCCGTCGTGAGGCTCACGTCGGGCAAGGCTTCGCGTATCCGGTCGACAAGCGCGAGATACTGCCCCGATGTATAACCGCGGTTCATCTCGCGCAGTATCCGGTCGCTGCCGGCCTGCACGGGAAGGTTTATCGCGCGGCAGATATCGGCGCGTTCCCGCATCACCGCAAGAATATCCTCGTCAAAATCCTTCGGATGCGAGGTCGCAAAACGAAGGCGCGTCAGGCCGGGCTGGTTTGCTACATCACGAAGCAGCGAGGCGAAACCATATCTGTTATTCAGGTCCTTACCGTAGGCGTCTACATTTTGCCCAAGAAGCGTTATCTCCTTAACACCGCCGTCGATAAGCGTACGCGTCTCCTTTAAGATATCCGCCGCGGCGCGCGACTGCAGCCTCCCCCTGACATAGGGGACGATACAGTAAGAGCAGAAGCGGTCGCAGCCGTAGGTGATTGTCACATAGGCTTTAAATGGATTTGTGCGCGCCGTCGGCACGACGTCGAGGTCGAGCAGCGCGCGCGGGTCGTCGTCCATAAAGAAGCGCGGCGGCGTCTCCGCGGATATTTCCGTCACCGCCTGCGGCACAAGCCCCAAATGGCGGGGGCCGGAGACCAGGCGGACACAGGAAAACTTCTTCGCCATCTCGCGGCCGATGCGCTGCGCCATACAGCCGACAAGCACCACCGCGGGGCTCTTCTTTTTCTTATATACGGCGTCATAACGCCCGATCTCACTGGCGACCTTCTGTTCCGCCTTTTCGCGGATACTGCAGGTGACGAGAATGACCACGTCGGCCTCCCCGTCGGGGACCTCCTGCCACTTCTGATGCATCATAGCGGTACGAAGACGGTCTCCGTCGTAGGAATTCATCTGGCAGCCAAATACCCTGATTGAAAATTTATGCAAATACCTATCCCCTTCAAGTGTTTTTACTCTGGAATTATATGTCAAACTCGCTAAACTTTCCATTAAACGATATACTTAATAATAATAGAGATATTCCAAACGGAGGTGCGGATTTTGTTAAAGAAATCCATTTTATTTGTAATTGTATTGCTGTTCACGCTATCGGCGGCCGCCGCGCTGGCAGCGGAAACCACGAAGCTGCCGGAGATCGCCGGCTGGGAGAACGGGCAGCTGCGCACAACGGAGCTCGACGCTCTCTCAGGATTCAAAGGAACGTGGCTCGAGCGTACATACCGGACAAGCGGCGGCATGCCCTTCCACGCCATATGGGTGGAGGGCGCGGGAGCCAAAGGCTGGGAAG
It encodes the following:
- the miaB gene encoding tRNA (N6-isopentenyl adenosine(37)-C2)-methylthiotransferase MiaB; the encoded protein is MHKFSIRVFGCQMNSYDGDRLRTAMMHQKWQEVPDGEADVVILVTCSIREKAEQKVASEIGRYDAVYKKKKSPAVVLVGCMAQRIGREMAKKFSCVRLVSGPRHLGLVPQAVTEISAETPPRFFMDDDPRALLDLDVVPTARTNPFKAYVTITYGCDRFCSYCIVPYVRGRLQSRAAADILKETRTLIDGGVKEITLLGQNVDAYGKDLNNRYGFASLLRDVANQPGLTRLRFATSHPKDFDEDILAVMRERADICRAINLPVQAGSDRILREMNRGYTSGQYLALVDRIREALPDVSLTTDLIVGFPGETEEDFRASYELLQEVKFDIVHTAAYSPREGTRAAMMEGQIDNRVKAARLNEINALQAQVARSANEGYVGAEFEILADGPAPRGEGKIQGRTMTDKVVIIPGSEEDFGRLIPVRIVRASHWSLEGERI